CGCCGATCTCGCGTGGCGCACCCCGCGCGCGGTCCCGCCGGATGCCGCCATCGCGGGTCTGCTGCGCGAGGCCGCCCTGCTCGGCGCGACGGGGGCGGGCGCCCTGGCCCCCACGGGCCGCGTCCTCCTCACCCTGCTGACGGACCCGACCGCCACACCCGCCGCCGAGGAGGCGCTGGCCGCGGTGCTAGGGAAGATCCTGCCGCCAGCCGTCGACGAGCTGCTGCTGCAAGGGGACCTGACGGGGGTCGTGCCGGGGCGGCCGTCGCCCGAGCTGTCGAGCCTGGTGGAGCGGGCCGCGGACGTCGAGTCGCGCGGTGCCGCGACGACGGTCCGCTTCACCCCGGCGTCCGTGACGCGTGCGCTGGACGCGGGGGCCACGGCCGACGAGCTGCTCGAACAGCTCACGCGGCTGTCGCGCACCCCGGTGCCGCAGGCCCTCGACTACCTGGTACGCGACACCGCGCGACGGCACGCGTCGCTACGCGTCGGCGCGGCCGGGTCGTACGTGCGGGCGGCCGACCCGGCGGTGCTCACCGGCCTGGTCGAGGACCCGCGGCTGGTCGGGCTCGGGCTGATCCGCCTGGCCCCGACGGTGGTCGCCGCCGCGGTGCCCGCAGCCGCGCTGCAGACGGCGCTGCGCGGGCGGGGCCTGGTCGCGGCGTTGGAGGGCCCGGACGGTCGACCGCTGGGCCGCCTGCGGCGCGCGGCCCGCATCGAGCGCGGCGGGGCCCGCACGCTCCGGTCCCCGTACGCGACGTCCGGGGCGCCGACGTCGGACGCCGAACGCCGCACGCTCGTGGCGCACCTGCGGATCGCCGACGGCGAGGGCCGCCGCTCCCCGTTCGCCTCGACGGCAGGTGGCGAGGCGGGATTCTCGGTCGCCGCCCTGGCCCGCACCCCGCACCCCGCCCCCACCCCGGTGGTTGAGCCCGCCCCGGTGGTTGAGCCTGTCGAAACCACCCCACGTCCACACCCCACCCCCTCGGCGGTTGAGCGCAGCCCCGCCCCGGTGGTTGAGCCTGTCGAAACCACGTCCCGCCGCTCTCGGGTGGTTTCGACAGGCTCAACCACCGGGGCGACGCCGGGAACACGAGCCCCCGGCGACGCGTTGGCCCTGCTGCGTGACGCCGTCCGTGAGGGTGGCCACGTGTGGCTGGAGGTGGTCGACGGTCACGGCCGCCCGACCCGCCGCCGGGTCCGCCCGCTGCGCGTGGAGTCGGGCCGCCTGCGAGCCCTCGACCCACAACGCGGCGCCGAGCTCACGGTGGCCCTCCACCGCATCGCCGCCGTCGACCCCGACGACGACTAACCGTTCCGGTGGTTGAGCCTGTCGAAACCACGTCCGCCGCTCTCGGGTGGTTTCGACAGGCTCAACCACCGGAAACGTGGTTTCGACAGGCTCAACCGGTTTCGACAGGCTCAACCACCGAAGGAGACGCATGGCCGACGGACCCCTGATCGTGCAGAGCGACAAGTCGTTGCTGCTGGAGGTCGAGCACCCGCGCGCCGACGAGTGCCGCCGGGCGATCGCGCCCTTCGCGGAGCTCGAACGCGCCCCCGAGCACGTGCACACGTACCGGCTCACGAGCCTGGGCCTGTGGAACGCGCGGGCCGCGGGGCACGACGCCGAGCAGGTGGTCAACACCCTGATCGAGTTCTCCCGCTACCCGGTGCCGCACGCGCTCCTGGTCGACGTCGCCGAGACGATGGACCGGTACGGCCGCCTCACCCTGCACGCGCATCCCACGCACGGGCTGGTGCTGGAGGCGAGCGACCGGGCCGTGCTGGCCGAGGTGCTCAAGTCACGGCGCACCGCCGGTCTGCTGGGCGAGCGCATCGACGAGTCCACCGTCGTCGTGCATCCCTCGGAGCGCGGTCATCTCAAGCAGGTGCTGGTCAAGCTGGGCTGGCCCGCGGAGGACCTGGCCGGGTATGTCGACGGCGAGAAGCACCCCATCGACCTGTCCCACGAGGCGACCCCCATCGGGGGCGAGGCAGTCAAGCACTGGGAGCTGCGGCCCTATCAGGCGCAGGCGGTCGACGCGTTCTGGTTCGGCGGCAGCGGCGTCGTCGTGCTGCCCTGCGGTGCGGGCAAGACGATCGTCGGCGCGGCCGCCATGGCGAAGTCGGGCACGACGACGCTGATCCTCGTGACGAACACGGTCAGCGCGCGGCAGTGGAAGGACGAGCTGATCCGCCGCACCACCCTCACCGAGGAGGAGATCGGCGAGTACTCGGGCACCCGCAAGGAGATCAAGCCCGTCACCATCGCCACCTACCAGGTGCTCACCACCAAGCGGAAGGGCGTGTACGCACACCTCGAGCTGCTCGACGCCCGCGACTGGGGCCTGATCGTCTACGACGAGGTGCACCTGCTGCCCGCCCCCATCTTCCGGATGACGGCGGACCTCCAGGCCCGACGACGCCTGGGGCTGACGGCCACCCTCGTGCGGGAGGACGGCCGCGAGGACGAGGTGTTCTCCCTCATCGGGCCCAAGCGGTACGACGCCCCGTGGAAGGACATCGAGGCGCAGGGGTACATCGCCCCCGCGGACTGCGTGGAGGTGCGCCTCACCCTGCCCGAGTCCGAGCGGATGACGTACGCCGTCGCGGAGCCGGAGGACAAGTACCGGCTCGCGGCGACGGCGTCGGGCAAGAACCCGGTGGTCGAACGGATCGTGGCCGCCCACCCGGACGACCAGGTGCTCGTCATCGGGCAGTACCTCGACCAGCTCGAGGAGCTGTCCGCCCACCTCGACGCACCCCTCATCACGGGCGCGACGACCATCCGGGAGCGGCAGCGCCTGTTCGACGCCTTCCGCAGCGGGGAGGTGTCCCGGCTCGTGGTGAGCAAGGTCGCGAACTTCTCCATCGACCTGCCGGAGGCGTCCGTGGCGATCCAGGTGTCGGGGTCGTTCGGGTCCCGGCAGGAGGAGGCGCAGCGCCTCGGCCGGGTCATGCGCCCCAAGCAGGACGGCCGCACCGCCCACTTCTACGCCGTCGTCTCGCGCGACACCGTGGACCAGGACTTCGCGGCCCACCGCCAGCGCTTCCTGGCGGAGCAGGGGTACGCCTACCGGATCGTTGACGCCGAGGAGCTCGACACCGTGCAGTGAAGGGTGGAGGCCGAGGAACGAGGCATCCGCCCGAAACGGAACGGGGTCGAGTCCGACCATCGGACACAGAGGAGCTCGACACCGTGCAGTGAAGGGTCGAGGCCGAGGAACGAGGCATCCGCCCGAAACGGAACGGGGTCGAGTCCGACCATCGGACACCGAGGAGCTCGACACCGTGCAGTGATGTCGCAGAGGAGCTCGACAACGTCGCCTGAGGTGTCGTTGACGACCTCAGCGATTGCAGGTGACGAGGCCACGCGACACGATCAAGGCGTGATGCCCCCCTTCTCGAGCACGCCGCGCGTGCCCGCACCCCTTGCCCTCGGCGCCGTCGTCCTGCTCGGTACAGCCCTCGCCGTCGGGCCTGCCCTGGTTCCCGACGACGTCGCCCCTGCCATCCTCCCGGCGGCGCACGCCGTGCCGCCGACCGGTGACCTGGACGGTGACATCACCGACCCGGGCGGGGTGCTCGGCGACCGCACGGCCGACGTGCAGGCGGCGCTCGACCGCGTCGTCGACGAGACGGACCTGCAGCTCTTCGTCGTGTTCGTCGACGCGTTCGACGGCCTCGACGGCCGCACGT
The Xylanimonas cellulosilytica DSM 15894 DNA segment above includes these coding regions:
- a CDS encoding helicase-associated domain-containing protein, which produces MATFPDAVRSLPDDALVALLRARPDLASPSPSTLRSLAARASSRTSLERALAQLDTPTLQVLQAVLALESVQPVVGPDDVAAAVGAVPDDAAVVVGLLDRARALALLWTPETGGLRSAPGLGEVLAPARERLVLAPPVAEGARAVPAAVAEAEAASAAVEVVRLVDTLIRAWEDAPPPVLRSGGLGVRDLRRTAQVLDVDDATAAGVVELAAAAGLVADDADDPASYLPTTHADDWDEAGTTHRWAMLAAAWAGSRRQPWLVGTRDDKGGVRSPLSPDLGRGWVPRLRTQVLTALASLGPVVVRPADVAADLAWRTPRAVPPDAAIAGLLREAALLGATGAGALAPTGRVLLTLLTDPTATPAAEEALAAVLGKILPPAVDELLLQGDLTGVVPGRPSPELSSLVERAADVESRGAATTVRFTPASVTRALDAGATADELLEQLTRLSRTPVPQALDYLVRDTARRHASLRVGAAGSYVRAADPAVLTGLVEDPRLVGLGLIRLAPTVVAAAVPAAALQTALRGRGLVAALEGPDGRPLGRLRRAARIERGGARTLRSPYATSGAPTSDAERRTLVAHLRIADGEGRRSPFASTAGGEAGFSVAALARTPHPAPTPVVEPAPVVEPVETTPRPHPTPSAVERSPAPVVEPVETTSRRSRVVSTGSTTGATPGTRAPGDALALLRDAVREGGHVWLEVVDGHGRPTRRRVRPLRVESGRLRALDPQRGAELTVALHRIAAVDPDDD
- a CDS encoding DNA repair helicase XPB, producing MADGPLIVQSDKSLLLEVEHPRADECRRAIAPFAELERAPEHVHTYRLTSLGLWNARAAGHDAEQVVNTLIEFSRYPVPHALLVDVAETMDRYGRLTLHAHPTHGLVLEASDRAVLAEVLKSRRTAGLLGERIDESTVVVHPSERGHLKQVLVKLGWPAEDLAGYVDGEKHPIDLSHEATPIGGEAVKHWELRPYQAQAVDAFWFGGSGVVVLPCGAGKTIVGAAAMAKSGTTTLILVTNTVSARQWKDELIRRTTLTEEEIGEYSGTRKEIKPVTIATYQVLTTKRKGVYAHLELLDARDWGLIVYDEVHLLPAPIFRMTADLQARRRLGLTATLVREDGREDEVFSLIGPKRYDAPWKDIEAQGYIAPADCVEVRLTLPESERMTYAVAEPEDKYRLAATASGKNPVVERIVAAHPDDQVLVIGQYLDQLEELSAHLDAPLITGATTIRERQRLFDAFRSGEVSRLVVSKVANFSIDLPEASVAIQVSGSFGSRQEEAQRLGRVMRPKQDGRTAHFYAVVSRDTVDQDFAAHRQRFLAEQGYAYRIVDAEELDTVQ